CTTTCCGAGGAGAAACTGGAAGCCCGCATTCAGCGGGACTTTGAGAAGTACCAGCGCAAGGAACTGAAGAACGGTATGGCAGACCTCCTGCCCCACAAATTGATAGAGCCGGTGCTGGATGCTGCCTATCTGGCGCCTGACAAGCCTGTGCATCAGGTGACGGTGGAAGAGCGCAAGAGGCTGGTGCATACCTTGCAACACCTGGTGCTGACCGTGAGTGGCACCCGCCCTCTGGCGGAGGCCATCGTGACGGTGGGGGGCGTGTCCGTGAAGGAGATAGACCCGCGCAGCATGGAGTCCAAGCTAGTAAAGGGACTTTTCCTGGCTGGCGAGGTAGTGGATGTGGATGCCTTCACAGGCGGCTACAACCTGCAGGCAGCCTTTTCCATGGGAGCAGCTGCAGGCTGCTGGAGCGTCTGGAATCTGGAATAAGCAAAGAAGCAGAAGAAGCAATTAATTATTAGATAAAGCAGGCATTTTGAAAGGGGATTGGGCATGGCAGAACTTATGACAATCAGCAAGATTTCCGATGGCCTTAGGGGCGAGGTGGCAATTCCTGGAGATAAATCCATTTCTCACCGCAGCGTGATGTTGTCTGGTCTGGGCAGCACCCCAGTGCGCATCACGAATTTCCTCCATGCCCAAGACTGCCTTTCTACGGTGGCCTGCCTGCGCGCTCTGGGAGCAAAGATTGAGTTTCAGAGCGAGACGGAGCTGACGGTGACAGGCAATGGCTTCCACGGTCTCAGGGAACCTGGCACCATCATTGATGCGGGCAACTCTGGCACTACCTTGCGGCTTATGATGGGACTGCTTTCTGCACAGCCTTTCTTCTCTGCCTTTACCGGGGATGCTTCTTTGCATCGTCGGCCCATGGGCCGGGTGGCGAAACCCCTTTCCCAGATGGGAGCGCAGATTTACGGCAGGGAGGGCAATACCAAGCTGCCGCTGGCTGTTGTGCCTGTTGAAGGCGGCCTCAAGGGCATTTCCTATCAGAGCCCTGTGGCCAGCGCCCAGGTGAAATCAGCTCTGCTCCTGGCTGGCATGTATGCTGACGGCCCCACTACGGTGACGGAGCCCTTTGTTTCCCGCGACCATACGGAGCGCATGCTGGCGGCTTTCGGAGTGCCGGTGAAGCGTGAGGGCACGGCAGTGACCATCAACCCTGTGAAAGATGAGGATTACAAGGCTCCTGAAGCCATAGAGGTACCGGGGGATATCAGCTCTGCAGCCTACTGGCTGGTAGCAGGGGCAATCCTGCCGGGCAGCAAGCTCCTGCTGCGCAATGTGGGCATCAACGAGACCCGCACCGGCATCTTGGAAGTGCTACAAAATATGGGGGCGAAGCTTGAGCTTAGGAATGAGCGCGTATCTGGCGGCGAGGCAGCGGCGGATATCTGCGTGGAAGCAGGACCTCTCCATGGCACGACCTTTGGGGCAGAGATTATGCCCAGGCTCATAGATGAGATTCCCATCATTGCCGTGGCAGCCCTGCTGGCAGAGGGGGATACTGTCATCACCGGGGCAGGGGAGCTCAGGGTCAAGGAAACGGACAGGCTGGCTGCCATTGAGCAGGAGTTCAACAAACTGGCTCCCGGTGCCGTGGAGGCCTCTGAAGATGGTCTGGTGATCCACGGCGGCCGCACCTTGAAGAAAGCGCGCTGCTTCACCTATGATGACCATCGCATAGCCATGTCCCTGGCTATCCTGGGGGCAGCAGGAGAAGGAGTGGAACTGGAAAATCCCGGCTGCGTGAATATTTCCTATCCTGCCTTCTATGGTGAGCTGGAAAGATTGAGGAAGGCTTAAGCCTTCCTGGTAAAAAATAAATTTTACGGGGGGATTCCCATGCAGGATTCGAAGAAAAAACTTGTTGTAGCCATTGACGGCCCTGCCGGTGCAGGCAAGAGCACGGTGGCCCAGCTGGCAGCCAAGGCCCTTGGCTATACCTATATCGATACGGGGGCTATGTATCGGGCTGTGGCCTGGAAGACCTTGCAGCAGAAAAAAGAGGTGACGGATGAGCTTATCGTGTCACTGATGCCGGACATTGACGTGAATCTTCGCTATGTTGACGGCAAGACCGTGGTGAAGGTTGACGGCACTGATGTGACCGGCGAAATCCGCACCCCTGAGATCAATGCCATTGTTTCCCAGGTGGCCCGTCTGGGCCCTGTCAGGGAAAAGATGGTAGACCTGCAGCGCAAGATGGCAGATGAGGGCGGCGTGCTCATGGATGGCCGTGATATCGCCACCAACGTGCTGCCCGGGGCCGATGTGAAGATTTTCCTCACAGCTTCCATTGAGGAACGGGCCAAACGCCGTTATCTTGAAATGAAGGAAAAGGGTTATGATGTGAATCTGGAACAGCTCCAGAAGGATATTGCTGCCAGAGATAAAGCAGACTCCGAGCGTGAGATTTCTCCCTTGGTTCAGGCTGAGGATGCGCAGCTTTTGGATACCACGGGCCTTTCCATTGAGGAAGTGGTGCAGCGCATCCTGGGAATGTGCAGGTGATGAAATGCTGTACTCATTGCTGAAAGTCATTTTTTGTTTGTTCTTCAAGATTTTCTTCCGTGCGGAAATCAAGAATGCGGACAGGTTACCAAAGGAAGGGGCCTTTATTCTGGCCGCCAACCACATGAGCAACTGGGATCCGCCACTCCTGGCCTGCTTTGCCACCAGGCCGGTGGGCTACATGGCTAAGGAAGAACTTTTCGAGCCTCCCGTCTTCGGTACGGCTATCCGTCACTGCCATGCTTTCCCCGTAAAGCGGGGGGCGGCAGACCGCGGGGCTATCAAGACTGCGGTGCAGGTGCTGAAGGGCGGGCACTGCCTGGGACTTTTCCCGGAAGGTACTCGCAGCAAGGATGGCAAGCTGCACAAGGCCGAAGCGGGGGTGGGACTCATTGCTGCCATGACAGGGGCGCCGGTGGTGCCTGCAGCGCTTATTGGCACTGACAAGATTTTCAAAAGCGGCAGTTTCTTCCCCAAGCTCAAGGTCATCTACGGTGAGCCCATGAGTTTTACTGGCGACCGCAAGGACAAGGAACAGCTGGCAGAATTCTCCCAGTCCATCATGGACAGGATTGGAGAACTGAAGGCTGAGAATGAGTAATTCTCCTTTAGGCAGTCCTATAGACCTAAAGATGGAAAGATAATGTAAAACTTCGGGCGGAATAGTGTTCCGCCCTTCGCCCTTACACAAAATCTAAGCGCATCTGCGCCCTGCGGGCTTGATTTGCTAATATTTTGTAGTAAAAAAATAAAAAACCCGCGAAAAACTATTTGCCTAGCCCCCATACTCATGTTATACTATGTCTTAGATTGCATAGAACCTGTGTTTTGAAGGTCATGCATGACTAAAAAGATATGGTGGTAGATGTATGGAAGTAATCTTGGCAGATTACCTGGGATTCTGCTATGGCGTGAAACGCGCCATCAAGATAGCCAGGGAAAATGCTTCCGAGGATGGCACCTCCTGCACATTAGGACCTATTATCCACAATCCCCAGATGGTGGAGCGCCTGAAAGCTGAGGGCGTAGGTACGGTAGACAGGCTGGAGGAATTGCCTGAGGGCACCATCATCATCCGTTCTCATGGGGTAGGCCCGGAGGTCTATCAGGAAGCTGAGGAACGAGGGCTCAGGGTGGTTGATGCCACTTGTCCCCACGTGAAGAAAGCCCAGCTTTCCGCCAAGGAATTGGTTGATGAGGGGTATAATGTAGTCATCATCGGGGAGAAGCAACACCCGGAGGTCAAGAGCATCTTCGAGTGGTCGGGCCGCAAGGCCAGGGTGCTGGAGACGGAGGCAGAGGCTAAGGAATTGGATTCTTGTGCCAAGCTGGGGATAGTGTGCCAGACTACTTTCTCGGGGGCTAAGTTCCGGCAGATTGCCATGCATCTATTGGAAAAATCCCGGGATGTGCGAATCCTGCGCACCATCTGCACAGCTACGGACCAAAGACAGGCGGCAGCCATTGATTTGGCTCAGCAGGTTGACCTGATGCTGGTCATTGGCGGCAAGAACAGTGCCAATACCACGCGCCTTGCCCAGTTGTGCAACGAGTATTGTCTGACTTATCACATCGAGACGGCAGCAGAGCTCCGTGACGAGTGGTTTGACAAAATAGAAAAAATTGGTATTACAGCGGGTGCTTCTACACCTGACTGGATTATCAAGGAGGTATATAAAAAGTGTCAGAACAGAGCATGAAGGAATTATTGGAAGAAGCAGAGAACTCTATGCCGGATATCCAGGAGCGTACGGTTGTTACCGGCGAGGTAATCCAGGTTTCCCGTGATGAGGCTTATATCGATATCGGCTACAAGCAGGAAATCGCTGTGCCGAAGCGTGAGCTCGCTTACCCGACTCCGGAGTCTGCTGAGGATGTTGTGAAGGTCGGCGACAAGATCGATGTTTACATCGTTTCCCTCGGTGGCGACAACGGCGGCATCCTCTCCAAGGTCAAGGCTGACCGCATGGTTGCCTGGAAGGAGATGGAGGCTGTTCAGGAGCGCGGCGAGACTGTCGAGGCTCAGGTGAATCAGGTGGTCAAGGGCGGCCTGGTGGCTTCTGTCAACGGTCTCCGTGGCTTTATCCCCGCTTCCCAGATGGAGCTTCACTTCGTGAAGGATCTCTCCGTCTATGTTGGCCAGACTGTTGAGGCTGAGATCATCGAGATCGATGTCCACAAGCAGCGTCTGGTGCTCTCCCGCCGCAATCTCCTTGAGAAGGAGCGTTCCGAGAAGGAAGGCGAGATTTTCTCCACTCTCGAGGCTGGCCAGACCGTGCGCGGTACTGTCAAGCGTCTCGTGGACTACGGTGCTTTCATCGATATCGGCGGCGTAGACGGTCTTGCTCATATCTCCGACCTGGCTTGGCACCGCGTGAAGCATCCTTCCGATGTGCTTGAGGTTGGCCAGGAGCTGGATGTGTTCGTGAAGAGCGTTGATGTTGATGCTAAGCGCATCTCCCTGTCTGTGAAGGACACCATGCGTGATCCCTGGCTGGACAAGGCTGAGCGTTATGCAGAGGGCGACTTCATCGAAGGCAAGGTCATCAAGCTGACTGACTTCGGTGCTTTCATGGAAATCGAGCCGGGCTTCGATGGCCTGATTCCCATGGGCGAGCTGGCTGACCGTCGCATTGAGCGCGCCGATGAGGCTGTGCATGTTGGCGATGTTGTGAAGGTCAAGGTCCTCCGCATCGACATGAAGCGCAAGCGCATCTCCCTCAGCATCACCAAGGCTAAGAAGGACGCAGACAACGCTGTGTTCAAGAAGTACGAGGGCGCTGAGGAAGGTCAGGAGTAATTCCTGCTTCCGCAATTAGATAGGAAATTTACAGGGGAGTGATGTTTTCACATCGCTCCCTTGTTCTTTGGTTTTGGACTGTTGAGAAAGAAAGTATGAGCAAGAAAGATATGAGCAAAGCTGCACACCCCGGTGTTATCCTCAGAGTCTATCCCGGCAGTCTGGCTGAGGAATTGGAGCTTGTGCCCGGGGACAAGATTGTGGCCATCAATGGGGAAGAAGTAAGGGATATCATTGAACTTTCCTTTGCCATGGCAGACGAGGAGATTGAACTGCTGGTAGAGCACGCAGACGGCGAGCAGGAAATCATCGAGTTTGACAAGGACTTTGATGAAGAACTGGGGGTGGAGTTCGAGAGTGCTGTCTTTGACGGCATCAGGAGCTGCGCCAATCACTGCTATTTCTGCTTCGTGGATATGATTGCTCCCAATATGAGAAGCAGCCTGTCCATCAAGGATGATGACTACCGCCTGTCCTTCCTCTATGGCAACTTCGTCACTATGACCAATATGGGGCCGAAGGATTTTGAGCGGGTGGAGAAATACCATCTTTCGCCGCTCTTCGTCTCAGTCCAGTGCATGAATCCTGAACTGAGGGCCCAGATGCTACGCTGCCCGGGGGCAGCCCGCATTGCTTCCCAGCTGGATAACTTGGAAAAGGCCGGAGCTGAATACCACACTCAGGTGGTACTGTGCGCAGGGCTCAATGACGGTGAGGAACTGGAGCGCACCATCAGGGAAATAGTGGAGCGGCGTCCTCATGCCCTCTCTCTGGCCATCGTGCCCGTGGGCATCACTAAGCACCGCACCGACCCTTATCCCCTGCAGCAGTTTGACAGGGAAAGCGCTGCCAGGGTCATCGACCAGGTGGAGAAGTGGCAGCGGAAAATCCAGCAGGAGGAAGGGCGTACCTTCATTTATCTTGGCGATGAGTTCTACTTCCTGGCTGGTCGTCAGGTGCCTGGCACCGAGTTCTACGATGGCTTCCCTCAGCTTGATAACGGCATAGGCCTGACGAGAAACTTCATCAACGAATGGGAAGAGTGCGAGACAGAGGCAGCAGATTATGAGGAGCCGGTGTATCTGGATGTGGTTTCCGGTACCTCCGTGGCCCCCATGCTGCAGGAACTGGCGGATAGAGCAGAGAATAAGAATCTCCATGTGCGGCTGGTGCCGGTGGTCAATGAATACTTTGGTTCCACTGTCAACGTATCCGGGTTGCTGACGGCCAGGGATATAATCAGGGCCTTGAAGGAATTGCCGGGCAGGCGCACTGGCATCCTGCTGCCGGAATCTGCCCTCAGGGCGGGGGAGGATGTTTTCCTTGATGATGTGCCCCTGACTGATTTCGCCAAGGAATTCCCCGGCGTGAGAGTGGAGCCGGTGCAGTCAGGCGCGGATTATCGTGAGGCGCTGACCAGCTGGCACGAATATCATAAGAATCGCAGTGGCGAAACTGCCTATATGTGGCAGAGCAATGCTGCTTATACCAAGACTATATCAGAATGACATTATTAATAAGGAAGAAGGTAATAGCACATGAAACCCATAGTGGCCATTGTGGGCCGGCCTAATGTAGGCAAGTCCACACTTTTCAACCAGATTGGCAAGAAGCGTGTTTCCATTGTGGACGATATGCCCGGTGTTACCCGTGACCGCATCTACATGGATGCGGAGTGGCTGAATCATGAGTTCACCATGATCGACACCGGCGGCATTGAATTTGACGAAAGCGACCATATCCTGAAGTCCATGCGCCAGCAGGCAGAGCTGGCTATGGAGGAGGCAGATGTGATTCTCTTTCTGGTGGACGGACGCAGCGGCCTCACCAACTCTGATGAGGAAGTGGCAAAGCTCCTGCGCCATGCCAAGAAGCCTGTCATCCTGGGTGTGAACAAGATTGACAGCCCTCAGCAGGCTATGAATATTTATGAGTTCTACAACCTGGGGCTGGGCGATCCCATT
This genomic interval from Selenomonas sp. AB3002 contains the following:
- the aroA gene encoding 3-phosphoshikimate 1-carboxyvinyltransferase, coding for MAELMTISKISDGLRGEVAIPGDKSISHRSVMLSGLGSTPVRITNFLHAQDCLSTVACLRALGAKIEFQSETELTVTGNGFHGLREPGTIIDAGNSGTTLRLMMGLLSAQPFFSAFTGDASLHRRPMGRVAKPLSQMGAQIYGREGNTKLPLAVVPVEGGLKGISYQSPVASAQVKSALLLAGMYADGPTTVTEPFVSRDHTERMLAAFGVPVKREGTAVTINPVKDEDYKAPEAIEVPGDISSAAYWLVAGAILPGSKLLLRNVGINETRTGILEVLQNMGAKLELRNERVSGGEAAADICVEAGPLHGTTFGAEIMPRLIDEIPIIAVAALLAEGDTVITGAGELRVKETDRLAAIEQEFNKLAPGAVEASEDGLVIHGGRTLKKARCFTYDDHRIAMSLAILGAAGEGVELENPGCVNISYPAFYGELERLRKA
- the cmk gene encoding (d)CMP kinase, whose product is MQDSKKKLVVAIDGPAGAGKSTVAQLAAKALGYTYIDTGAMYRAVAWKTLQQKKEVTDELIVSLMPDIDVNLRYVDGKTVVKVDGTDVTGEIRTPEINAIVSQVARLGPVREKMVDLQRKMADEGGVLMDGRDIATNVLPGADVKIFLTASIEERAKRRYLEMKEKGYDVNLEQLQKDIAARDKADSEREISPLVQAEDAQLLDTTGLSIEEVVQRILGMCR
- a CDS encoding lysophospholipid acyltransferase family protein, whose amino-acid sequence is MLYSLLKVIFCLFFKIFFRAEIKNADRLPKEGAFILAANHMSNWDPPLLACFATRPVGYMAKEELFEPPVFGTAIRHCHAFPVKRGAADRGAIKTAVQVLKGGHCLGLFPEGTRSKDGKLHKAEAGVGLIAAMTGAPVVPAALIGTDKIFKSGSFFPKLKVIYGEPMSFTGDRKDKEQLAEFSQSIMDRIGELKAENE
- a CDS encoding 4-hydroxy-3-methylbut-2-enyl diphosphate reductase, encoding MEVILADYLGFCYGVKRAIKIARENASEDGTSCTLGPIIHNPQMVERLKAEGVGTVDRLEELPEGTIIIRSHGVGPEVYQEAEERGLRVVDATCPHVKKAQLSAKELVDEGYNVVIIGEKQHPEVKSIFEWSGRKARVLETEAEAKELDSCAKLGIVCQTTFSGAKFRQIAMHLLEKSRDVRILRTICTATDQRQAAAIDLAQQVDLMLVIGGKNSANTTRLAQLCNEYCLTYHIETAAELRDEWFDKIEKIGITAGASTPDWIIKEVYKKCQNRA
- the rpsA gene encoding 30S ribosomal protein S1, which produces MKELLEEAENSMPDIQERTVVTGEVIQVSRDEAYIDIGYKQEIAVPKRELAYPTPESAEDVVKVGDKIDVYIVSLGGDNGGILSKVKADRMVAWKEMEAVQERGETVEAQVNQVVKGGLVASVNGLRGFIPASQMELHFVKDLSVYVGQTVEAEIIEIDVHKQRLVLSRRNLLEKERSEKEGEIFSTLEAGQTVRGTVKRLVDYGAFIDIGGVDGLAHISDLAWHRVKHPSDVLEVGQELDVFVKSVDVDAKRISLSVKDTMRDPWLDKAERYAEGDFIEGKVIKLTDFGAFMEIEPGFDGLIPMGELADRRIERADEAVHVGDVVKVKVLRIDMKRKRISLSITKAKKDADNAVFKKYEGAEEGQE
- a CDS encoding DUF512 domain-containing protein, with product MSKAAHPGVILRVYPGSLAEELELVPGDKIVAINGEEVRDIIELSFAMADEEIELLVEHADGEQEIIEFDKDFDEELGVEFESAVFDGIRSCANHCYFCFVDMIAPNMRSSLSIKDDDYRLSFLYGNFVTMTNMGPKDFERVEKYHLSPLFVSVQCMNPELRAQMLRCPGAARIASQLDNLEKAGAEYHTQVVLCAGLNDGEELERTIREIVERRPHALSLAIVPVGITKHRTDPYPLQQFDRESAARVIDQVEKWQRKIQQEEGRTFIYLGDEFYFLAGRQVPGTEFYDGFPQLDNGIGLTRNFINEWEECETEAADYEEPVYLDVVSGTSVAPMLQELADRAENKNLHVRLVPVVNEYFGSTVNVSGLLTARDIIRALKELPGRRTGILLPESALRAGEDVFLDDVPLTDFAKEFPGVRVEPVQSGADYREALTSWHEYHKNRSGETAYMWQSNAAYTKTISE